A genomic stretch from Flavobacteriales bacterium includes:
- a CDS encoding endonuclease domain-containing protein produces MKKRKIIPYNPKLKELARNLRNNSTPSEIRLWKYLKGKQFHGYDFHRQKPIDEYIVDLFCQELMLAIELDGRSHSLEEIQKKDYQKERALNKLGIRLLRFSDDQVFNEMKNVMRSIEAHIENTEHTPATSTIPLTPSQEGNTRMKKPS; encoded by the coding sequence ACCATACAACCCTAAGCTTAAAGAGCTTGCTAGAAACCTGAGGAACAACTCCACTCCATCAGAAATCCGCTTGTGGAAATATCTCAAAGGGAAACAATTCCACGGCTATGACTTCCATAGACAGAAGCCTATTGATGAATACATCGTGGATCTCTTCTGCCAAGAACTCATGCTCGCTATTGAACTGGACGGAAGAAGTCACTCGCTAGAAGAAATCCAGAAAAAGGATTACCAAAAAGAGAGAGCCTTGAACAAATTGGGAATCCGCCTATTGAGGTTCTCTGATGATCAAGTATTCAATGAGATGAAGAATGTGATGAGGAGTATTGAAGCTCATATTGAAAACACAGAACACACCCCTGCTACCTCCACTATCCCGCTCACCCCCTCTCAAGAGGGGAACACCAGAATGAAAAAGCCTAGTTGA